One window of the Candidatus Baltobacteraceae bacterium genome contains the following:
- a CDS encoding glycosyltransferase, protein MSLCMIVKNEELFLPQCLESIKGYVDEIIVADTGSTDRTIEIAKSFGATVIDRPWRNDFAWARNESLALATKRWILFMDADEELVAESRDALMAIKTLPAHEMALWVRIYNRTDDYLGSGDVSHALIRIFPNDERIRFRGLIHEYPALEGTENSIEAVYSDISIIHHGYVKDVVAMRNKGERNLAILLEATEQEPDNPYHWYNLGTTAYLSKNYELARTSLERMREQVGDGSRAFMPNGLALLADIYCDRFGDPVRGEELSRESLKRSPHYANAHMMLGKTYMAQKRFDEAREAFAAAIADAPYAKNQFIVDDQVYVWKAQSEMGSSYAAEGDDASALAWYERGLANAPRVEPLMINRAKVLERLGRSDESYDAFRSAYETHQSVLAMVQYVNFLLRSQRHAEALALVEDWYPRVKPEEAAEMLVGAAGVSERCGFGKEEQYLRAAAQLAPDSPQVKERLGRILSSRARRALDERRPSDALSATDDALALDPRDYDLLMSRAAALELLASPAGVEASLLRAREVDPVKGAVALSMFYLREQRFGEAAAIADGALKS, encoded by the coding sequence GTGAGTCTGTGCATGATCGTCAAAAACGAAGAGCTCTTTCTACCGCAATGTTTGGAGAGCATCAAAGGTTATGTCGACGAGATCATCGTCGCCGATACCGGATCGACCGACCGCACGATCGAGATCGCGAAGTCGTTTGGCGCGACCGTGATCGACCGTCCATGGCGCAACGACTTCGCCTGGGCGCGCAACGAGTCGCTCGCGCTCGCGACCAAACGTTGGATCCTGTTCATGGATGCCGACGAAGAGCTCGTGGCGGAATCGCGCGATGCGCTGATGGCGATCAAGACGCTGCCCGCGCACGAGATGGCGCTATGGGTTCGCATTTACAACCGGACGGACGATTATCTCGGGTCGGGTGACGTCTCGCATGCGCTGATTCGGATCTTCCCGAACGACGAGCGGATCCGCTTTCGCGGGCTGATCCACGAGTATCCGGCACTCGAAGGCACCGAGAACAGCATCGAGGCCGTCTACAGCGACATCTCGATTATCCATCACGGCTACGTCAAGGACGTCGTGGCGATGCGCAACAAAGGCGAACGCAATCTTGCAATCTTGCTCGAAGCGACGGAACAGGAACCCGACAATCCATACCATTGGTACAATCTCGGAACGACGGCATATCTGAGCAAGAACTATGAACTCGCGCGGACTTCGCTCGAGCGGATGCGCGAGCAGGTGGGAGACGGTTCCCGCGCGTTCATGCCCAACGGTCTCGCGCTGCTCGCCGACATCTATTGCGACCGGTTCGGCGATCCCGTTCGCGGCGAGGAGCTTTCGCGTGAATCGCTCAAGCGCAGCCCGCATTACGCCAACGCCCACATGATGCTGGGCAAGACCTACATGGCGCAAAAGCGTTTCGACGAGGCGCGAGAAGCATTTGCCGCCGCAATTGCCGATGCGCCGTATGCCAAGAACCAGTTCATCGTCGACGATCAGGTCTACGTGTGGAAAGCACAGAGCGAGATGGGGTCCTCATACGCGGCCGAGGGTGACGATGCGAGCGCCCTCGCGTGGTACGAGCGCGGATTAGCCAACGCGCCCAGGGTCGAACCGCTCATGATCAACCGTGCCAAGGTGCTCGAGCGACTCGGTCGCTCGGACGAGAGTTACGACGCGTTCCGAAGCGCATATGAAACGCATCAATCGGTCCTGGCGATGGTGCAGTACGTGAACTTCCTCTTGCGCTCGCAGCGCCATGCCGAAGCGCTTGCGCTCGTCGAGGACTGGTATCCGCGCGTGAAGCCGGAGGAAGCGGCGGAAATGCTGGTCGGCGCTGCCGGCGTTTCCGAACGCTGCGGCTTCGGAAAGGAAGAGCAGTACCTCCGCGCTGCAGCGCAACTTGCCCCCGACTCCCCACAAGTCAAGGAGCGATTGGGCCGGATTCTGAGCTCGCGCGCGCGCCGCGCGCTGGACGAGCGCCGTCCGAGCGACGCGCTAAGCGCAACCGACGATGCGCTCGCCCTCGATCCGCGCGATTACGACTTACTGATGTCTCGAGCGGCGGCGCTCGAGCTGCTTGCCTCACCCGCCGGCGTCGAAGCGTCGCTCCTACGCGCCCGCGAGGTCGATCCGGTCAAGGGAGCCGTCGCGCTTTCGATGTTTTATCTGCGCGAACAGCGGTTCGGCGAAGCAGCGGCAATCGCCGACGGCGCGTTGAAGTCCTAG
- a CDS encoding flagellin: protein MAQGLSIATNLLSNAVQLNLDNNQNQLQTVVTQLSSGLRINSAADDPSGNAIATNLTSQYEAFNQASQNVQNANNAAQVALGALTQETDILQRIRTLSVEAASDVNSNSDRVNLQAEVSQLLLEVNRISQNTNFNGQSLLNGSHQGDQAGAEAYYTITANAALEAGGFLVKSIVTPNAWATSAATNDATIEVQVVANTGNPTAGAPQLEITQFNSQAQSIANTQTLASGTYTITLASGLDAGVTINFAAPTLGDIGQTAYVKFSQYVAPTNYATAPAFNFQSGANEGDVIQLGIAATNTNTLRISNINLALSTAQNPSLGAEDAIGQLDIALQTLTTQQAQLGAVVVRLGIDQENDDTAATNLQASESDIADLNVGQATTEFTKLQVLVQVGTSVLAQSNTNAQSVLTLFR from the coding sequence ATGGCTCAGGGCCTTAGCATTGCCACCAACTTGTTGTCGAATGCCGTTCAACTGAACCTCGACAACAACCAAAACCAGCTCCAAACCGTCGTTACCCAGCTTTCGTCCGGCCTGCGTATCAACAGCGCCGCAGACGATCCGTCTGGCAACGCGATCGCGACCAACCTGACCTCGCAATACGAAGCGTTCAATCAGGCGTCGCAAAACGTGCAGAACGCCAACAATGCGGCGCAAGTCGCCCTCGGCGCTCTGACGCAAGAGACCGACATCCTGCAACGCATTCGTACCCTCTCGGTCGAAGCGGCATCGGACGTCAACAGCAACAGCGACCGCGTGAACCTGCAGGCGGAAGTTTCGCAGCTCCTGCTCGAAGTCAACCGCATCTCGCAGAATACCAACTTTAACGGCCAGTCGCTCCTCAACGGCAGCCATCAAGGCGATCAGGCAGGCGCGGAAGCGTACTACACGATCACCGCGAACGCGGCGCTCGAGGCGGGCGGCTTCTTGGTGAAGAGCATCGTCACTCCGAACGCGTGGGCGACTTCGGCGGCCACCAACGATGCCACGATCGAAGTGCAAGTCGTTGCAAATACCGGCAACCCGACCGCGGGTGCACCGCAACTCGAGATCACGCAGTTCAACAGCCAGGCGCAATCGATCGCGAACACCCAGACGCTTGCGTCGGGCACGTACACGATCACGCTTGCATCCGGCCTCGACGCCGGCGTCACGATCAACTTCGCGGCTCCGACCCTGGGCGATATCGGCCAGACGGCATACGTGAAGTTCTCGCAGTACGTCGCACCGACGAACTACGCGACCGCTCCGGCGTTCAACTTCCAGTCGGGCGCCAACGAAGGCGACGTGATTCAGCTCGGCATCGCCGCGACGAACACGAACACCCTTCGTATCTCGAACATCAACCTCGCTCTGTCGACGGCCCAGAATCCGTCGCTCGGCGCGGAAGATGCGATCGGCCAGCTCGACATCGCGCTGCAGACGCTGACCACTCAGCAAGCGCAGCTCGGTGCCGTCGTCGTCCGCCTCGGCATCGACCAGGAGAACGACGATACCGCAGCCACCAACCTGCAAGCATCCGAATCGGATATCGCCGACCTCAATGTGGGCCAGGCGACCACCGAGTTCACGAAACTGCAGGTCCTGGTGCAAGTCGGCACCTCGGTCCTCGCGCAGTCGAACACCAACGCGCAGAGCGTCCTCACGCTCTTCCGTTAA
- the csrA gene encoding carbon storage regulator CsrA — translation MLVLSRKINQSIMIGDDVRIVIVAVDRDQVKLGIEAPRAVPVHRSEVYEEIQRANREALGAAPAASGKPERATLRPRK, via the coding sequence ATGCTGGTTCTAAGCCGTAAGATCAATCAATCCATTATGATTGGTGACGACGTTCGCATTGTGATCGTTGCCGTCGACCGCGATCAGGTGAAGCTGGGGATCGAAGCTCCGCGCGCCGTGCCGGTCCACCGGTCCGAGGTCTACGAAGAGATCCAGCGGGCCAACCGGGAGGCCCTGGGAGCCGCCCCCGCAGCCAGCGGCAAACCCGAGCGGGCGACCCTGCGCCCTCGAAAGTAA
- a CDS encoding flagellar assembly protein FliW: MEEEKITVELAKFGACTYAESDVIEFPWGLPGFPTLHRWLPLTVESHPSFVWFQSLEDHQVAIPTVDPWLLFENYEPKTPAYAFTSLEIREAADFATLCVVVVTPNAEEMTINLMAPILVNLRNHRARQIMLDNSTYSTREPIPRKAPASSKTA, encoded by the coding sequence ATGGAAGAAGAGAAAATCACCGTCGAACTCGCAAAGTTTGGCGCTTGCACGTATGCCGAGAGCGACGTCATCGAGTTCCCGTGGGGTCTCCCGGGCTTTCCCACGCTTCACCGCTGGTTGCCGTTGACGGTCGAGAGTCACCCGAGCTTCGTCTGGTTCCAGAGCCTCGAGGATCACCAGGTCGCCATCCCCACCGTGGACCCGTGGCTGCTCTTCGAGAACTACGAACCGAAGACGCCGGCCTACGCCTTTACTTCGCTCGAAATCCGTGAAGCCGCCGACTTTGCGACACTGTGTGTCGTGGTGGTGACGCCGAACGCGGAGGAGATGACGATCAACTTGATGGCGCCGATCCTCGTCAACCTGCGCAATCATCGGGCCCGTCAGATCATGCTCGACAATTCGACGTATTCGACACGCGAACCGATTCCGCGTAAGGCCCCCGCGAGCAGTAAGACGGCTTAG
- a CDS encoding flagellin hook IN motif-containing protein has translation MMRISTSTMYNEQTLAIDNLESQYQQEGEDLSTGISLNEPSDDPTVIAQDLSVRSDSAVTTQIEQNLTGLNNVLSTTDSTLSSLTSILQNARSLAIEGASDTLTSSQRQAIGDQVNQLLEETIGLANTQYDGKYIFSGTAVVPGGSLVTAVGDPPTAVSAASNLVQESEQLPNGQLVPTNVTLQQAFNLGASNGSPSVFQMLITLRDTLDNSAVVDESSTQINLANEAVTPNTTIAQLEATVPPILQVPLQADSSGNVAFSIASSLSPNGTSFILTPGETVQQVVAAINAASVATGVSAVFNYQTQRLSLTDATDQPFTVSNIVSGPLVATPANFTSAFLLSSTANVVTNLSTQLGDIDNALTVALQAASTIGATVQTVSALSSTEATRASTDTTVQSSLEDTDIAKVTSQFSLTQTALEAAYQVTSRLEQTDLFDYLDSTS, from the coding sequence ATGATGCGCATTTCAACGTCCACGATGTACAACGAGCAGACGCTCGCCATCGACAACCTTGAATCGCAATATCAGCAGGAAGGCGAGGATCTCTCGACCGGGATATCCCTCAACGAGCCCTCGGACGATCCGACGGTGATTGCTCAGGATCTCTCGGTGCGCAGCGATTCAGCCGTTACCACGCAAATCGAACAAAATCTCACCGGCCTGAACAACGTGCTCTCGACGACCGACAGCACGCTCTCGAGCCTGACCTCGATCCTGCAGAATGCGCGCAGCTTGGCGATCGAGGGCGCATCCGACACCCTTACCAGCTCGCAACGCCAAGCCATCGGCGACCAAGTCAACCAGCTCCTCGAGGAGACGATTGGCTTGGCCAACACGCAGTACGACGGCAAGTACATCTTCTCGGGCACGGCGGTGGTGCCCGGGGGCAGCCTCGTCACCGCGGTCGGCGATCCGCCGACGGCGGTCTCAGCGGCGTCGAACTTGGTTCAGGAGAGCGAGCAGCTGCCCAACGGACAGCTCGTTCCGACCAACGTAACCTTGCAGCAAGCCTTCAACCTGGGTGCGTCAAACGGCTCGCCGAGCGTCTTTCAGATGCTCATTACCCTGCGCGACACGTTGGACAATAGTGCGGTCGTGGATGAGAGCAGCACGCAGATCAACCTCGCCAACGAGGCGGTCACGCCGAACACGACGATCGCCCAACTCGAGGCAACGGTCCCTCCGATTTTGCAGGTGCCGCTGCAAGCGGATTCATCGGGAAACGTCGCCTTCTCGATCGCTTCGTCGCTCTCGCCGAACGGCACGTCCTTCATCCTTACGCCGGGCGAGACCGTGCAGCAGGTCGTCGCGGCGATCAACGCGGCGTCGGTCGCGACCGGCGTTTCGGCCGTGTTCAATTACCAGACGCAGCGGCTCTCCCTGACCGATGCGACCGACCAGCCGTTCACGGTCAGCAACATCGTCTCGGGACCGCTGGTGGCCACGCCGGCCAATTTCACCTCAGCCTTCCTCCTGAGCTCGACCGCCAACGTGGTCACCAATCTCTCGACCCAGTTGGGAGACATCGACAACGCCCTTACCGTCGCACTGCAGGCGGCCTCGACGATCGGGGCCACCGTACAGACGGTCTCGGCCCTCAGCTCGACCGAGGCGACGCGGGCAAGCACCGATACGACGGTGCAGTCGAGCCTGGAAGATACCGATATTGCTAAGGTGACGTCCCAGTTCAGCCTGACCCAAACCGCGCTCGAGGCGGCGTACCAGGTGACGAGCCGGCTCGAGCAGACCGACCTCTTCGATTACCTCGATTCGACCAGCTGA
- a CDS encoding flagellar basal body rod C-terminal domain-containing protein has product MSSFFPQGTFFGLDLMSTSLQSFSVAENVTGDNISNVDTPGATTQTVDLTEAPPVVGSPFPSTNVPGTVGDGVVVASIQRANVESYDELFRGASSSQNYYSTEQQILTSVQSQLGDPDAGVSTAYTNFQTAVTQLVNASATGDPESAASGVLTSAQALAQALGDSSAAITSAENQTISQGATIVQTVNGLLDQIAALNGQIRSSTAVGDDPNTFEDERDYDIDQLSQYISTQTSVQADGSVLVMVNGQALVNDTVAYNLAAPVVGTASNGTPSFNVYFATDPPQSSSSPSIPLGSGQLAALQDLYNNKLSNYNTQLNQFASSLSTEVNRITESGYDSNAESGTALFQPIDAQLPISAGNIECGITDPDQLPVVLANTEANTSTTTGIVPMNSANNTVDTSTALINNGALANPPTAAFPANPASPAAPVSYLTITVNGVAQQFAYTSSPPPATGAVPGEIYADNVQDFVSSFNALQSGVTASYDSSSQEIVFQRDPTNESLALRGAQQGNAQTASFTISDSNYAAATPNTSLLGVLGAGNINGVEQNASNAYGEDDNGVANALTAMFQSNVGFPGLEMLGTVTANAGQPTTVALPSGVNDLQVGQQLTLSAATGGPNYPTNDQENVTITAISVDPTTGVESVTFTPQYTHTGPYTITTAQTQTLQQQYGQLVTQVGLDTQTANTGVTTQTNLASTIDQERQSIAGINIDDQTQDLIKYQTAYQAAAKTISTLSQLLDTIVTGLGVGS; this is encoded by the coding sequence ATGAGCAGTTTCTTCCCGCAAGGTACGTTCTTCGGGCTCGATCTGATGTCGACGTCGCTGCAGTCGTTCTCGGTGGCGGAGAACGTGACGGGCGACAACATCTCCAACGTCGACACGCCCGGTGCAACCACGCAGACGGTGGATCTCACCGAGGCGCCGCCGGTCGTCGGTTCGCCGTTCCCTTCGACCAACGTTCCCGGGACGGTCGGGGACGGCGTTGTCGTCGCTTCGATCCAACGCGCCAACGTGGAATCCTACGACGAACTCTTCCGCGGCGCAAGCTCATCGCAAAACTACTATTCCACCGAGCAACAGATCCTTACCAGCGTGCAGTCGCAACTCGGTGACCCGGACGCCGGAGTGAGCACGGCGTACACGAATTTCCAAACCGCGGTGACGCAACTGGTGAACGCGTCCGCTACCGGCGACCCCGAGTCGGCGGCATCCGGCGTCCTGACCTCGGCCCAAGCGTTGGCGCAAGCGCTCGGCGACTCGTCGGCGGCGATCACGAGCGCCGAGAATCAGACGATCTCGCAGGGTGCAACGATCGTCCAAACGGTCAATGGTTTGCTCGATCAAATCGCGGCGCTCAACGGGCAAATCCGCTCCTCGACGGCCGTGGGCGACGATCCGAACACGTTCGAGGACGAGCGCGACTACGACATCGATCAGCTCTCGCAATACATCTCGACGCAGACTTCCGTACAGGCCGACGGTTCGGTGCTGGTGATGGTGAACGGTCAGGCGTTGGTCAACGACACCGTCGCCTATAATCTGGCCGCTCCGGTCGTTGGAACCGCGTCCAACGGCACGCCGAGCTTCAACGTCTACTTCGCGACCGATCCGCCGCAGTCGTCATCCTCGCCGAGTATTCCGCTGGGCAGTGGACAACTCGCCGCGCTGCAGGATCTCTACAACAACAAGCTCAGCAATTACAACACGCAGCTCAACCAGTTCGCCTCGTCTCTCTCGACCGAAGTCAACCGCATCACCGAGTCGGGCTACGATTCGAACGCGGAGTCGGGCACGGCGCTTTTCCAGCCGATCGATGCGCAACTACCGATTTCGGCCGGTAACATCGAGTGCGGCATCACCGATCCTGACCAGCTTCCCGTCGTGCTCGCGAATACCGAAGCGAATACCAGCACGACCACCGGCATCGTGCCGATGAACTCAGCCAACAATACCGTCGACACGTCCACCGCGCTGATCAACAACGGTGCGCTCGCGAACCCGCCGACCGCGGCGTTTCCGGCGAACCCGGCTTCGCCGGCAGCGCCGGTCAGCTACCTCACGATCACGGTCAACGGGGTTGCGCAGCAGTTCGCTTACACGTCGAGCCCGCCTCCGGCGACCGGCGCCGTTCCGGGCGAGATCTACGCCGACAACGTGCAGGATTTCGTCTCGAGCTTCAACGCACTGCAGTCGGGCGTGACCGCCTCGTACGATTCATCGTCGCAAGAGATCGTCTTCCAGCGTGACCCGACCAACGAAAGCCTCGCGTTGCGCGGGGCGCAGCAGGGGAACGCGCAAACCGCCTCGTTCACGATCAGCGACAGTAACTACGCGGCCGCAACCCCCAACACATCGCTGCTCGGCGTCCTCGGCGCCGGGAACATCAACGGGGTCGAGCAGAACGCGAGCAACGCGTACGGCGAAGACGACAATGGCGTCGCCAACGCGCTGACGGCCATGTTCCAGAGTAACGTCGGCTTCCCCGGACTCGAAATGCTGGGGACCGTCACTGCGAACGCGGGTCAGCCGACGACCGTTGCGCTGCCTTCAGGCGTGAACGATCTTCAGGTCGGGCAGCAGCTCACCCTAAGCGCGGCTACCGGCGGACCGAACTATCCCACGAACGATCAAGAGAACGTCACCATTACCGCGATCAGCGTCGATCCGACCACCGGCGTCGAGTCGGTGACGTTTACGCCGCAATACACTCATACCGGCCCCTACACGATCACGACGGCGCAGACGCAGACGCTGCAGCAGCAGTACGGACAGCTGGTGACGCAGGTCGGGCTGGATACGCAGACCGCGAACACCGGCGTGACGACGCAAACCAACCTGGCCTCGACAATCGACCAGGAGCGCCAGAGCATCGCCGGCATCAACATCGACGACCAAACGCAGGATCTCATCAAGTACCAGACGGCCTATCAGGCGGCCGCAAAGACGATTTCGACGCTCAGCCAATTGCTCGATACGATCGTTACCGGTTTGGGCGTCGGTTCCTAA
- a CDS encoding rod-binding protein, protein MASPIDPTSSNPAQAQSAQNLTPVQKAALAKLHDAATQFEGVFLEMLMNAMQDTVPQQTIFGQQSASESTWQSMLNDERAQAIAKDGSFGLAQQLESQLRNQVLSDASQEAAVQVDGRIGP, encoded by the coding sequence GTGGCGTCGCCGATCGATCCGACGAGCAGCAATCCCGCGCAGGCGCAGAGCGCGCAGAACCTTACGCCGGTGCAGAAAGCCGCCTTGGCTAAGCTGCACGACGCAGCGACACAATTCGAAGGCGTCTTTCTCGAGATGCTGATGAACGCGATGCAAGACACCGTGCCTCAGCAAACGATCTTCGGCCAGCAGTCAGCGTCGGAGTCGACGTGGCAGAGCATGCTCAACGACGAGCGGGCACAAGCGATCGCGAAAGATGGTTCGTTCGGCCTCGCCCAGCAGCTCGAAAGCCAACTGCGCAATCAGGTTCTGAGCGATGCGAGTCAGGAAGCTGCCGTACAGGTCGATGGGAGGATCGGACCGTGA
- a CDS encoding flagellar basal body P-ring protein FlgI, with the protein MALLGRTLTAFVLALLCAGSCAWADPFGEAVLVKDIAHVQGVTGNQLVGYGVVVGLQGTGDSTSVIFTSQTIQNILQSFGLTVSQQEVRTRDVAAVIVTATLPPFAHSGDNVDVDVSAMGDATSLQGGTLVLTELRAANNLVYATAQGPVSVGGFVAGFGGSTVNKNYTGAGRIPNGAVIARDMVTPIENSPNGFNYVLTTPDFRTAANLAALLNARFGARTAQAQDAETVHVNLPPQYANNPVQFLADASDLSFEQDELAKVVMNERTGTIVFGGDIRLAPCAIAHGDLTITITTQNQVVQPNAFSNGQTAVQRNTTVAASEKGHQLTFIAGAATLSSVVRALNVLGVSPRDLIAIVQALRASGSLQADLEIL; encoded by the coding sequence TTGGCTCTTCTAGGCCGAACCCTCACCGCGTTCGTGCTCGCGCTGCTCTGCGCGGGCTCATGCGCGTGGGCCGACCCCTTCGGGGAGGCTGTTTTGGTCAAGGACATCGCGCACGTGCAGGGCGTGACCGGCAACCAACTCGTCGGCTACGGCGTCGTTGTCGGTCTGCAGGGGACCGGCGATTCGACCTCGGTCATCTTCACCAGCCAGACGATTCAGAACATCCTGCAATCCTTCGGGCTCACCGTCTCGCAGCAAGAGGTGCGCACGCGCGACGTCGCGGCGGTCATCGTCACCGCGACGCTGCCGCCCTTTGCCCACTCCGGCGATAACGTCGACGTCGACGTTTCCGCGATGGGCGATGCGACCAGCCTTCAGGGCGGGACGCTCGTGCTCACCGAGCTGCGAGCGGCCAACAACCTCGTCTACGCGACGGCGCAAGGACCGGTTTCGGTCGGCGGTTTCGTCGCCGGCTTCGGCGGATCGACCGTCAACAAAAACTACACCGGCGCGGGCCGCATTCCGAACGGTGCGGTGATTGCGCGCGACATGGTCACGCCGATCGAAAACTCTCCCAACGGTTTCAACTACGTGCTGACGACGCCCGACTTCCGGACCGCGGCCAATCTGGCCGCGCTGCTCAACGCGCGGTTCGGTGCGCGCACCGCTCAGGCTCAAGACGCGGAAACCGTGCACGTCAACCTGCCTCCGCAGTACGCCAACAATCCCGTGCAGTTTCTCGCCGACGCCTCGGATTTGAGTTTCGAACAAGACGAATTGGCGAAGGTCGTGATGAACGAGCGTACCGGTACGATCGTCTTCGGCGGCGACATCCGTCTTGCGCCGTGCGCGATCGCCCACGGCGACCTCACGATTACGATTACGACGCAGAACCAGGTGGTACAGCCGAACGCGTTCTCCAACGGCCAAACCGCGGTGCAGCGCAATACGACGGTCGCGGCCTCGGAGAAGGGTCATCAGTTGACGTTCATTGCCGGAGCGGCCACGCTTTCGTCGGTCGTGCGCGCACTCAACGTGCTCGGCGTCTCGCCCCGCGATCTGATCGCCATCGTGCAAGCATTGCGCGCCTCGGGCTCGCTGCAAGCCGATCTGGAGATCCTCTAG
- a CDS encoding flagellar basal body L-ring protein FlgH: protein MRTTLAIIALLALAPAVAAADTLYQAAPPAVGPGHPLRLMADHRAAQIGDLVYVQFDIANTNSEVNDYSSSKAASMSGGNGSGLFNLPLVRLNNSVAGQSTTTTAQTATGSNAFTATMMATVTNVFPSGALQITGDQSMTVNGQAQTLHITGTIRPEDIDNTDTVLASHVANVQATFKGNDQKNKGLLARILSWLF from the coding sequence ATGCGCACCACGCTGGCAATCATCGCGCTGCTCGCGCTTGCTCCCGCCGTTGCGGCCGCCGATACTCTCTATCAGGCTGCCCCGCCGGCGGTCGGACCGGGACATCCGCTGCGCCTGATGGCCGACCATCGCGCGGCGCAGATCGGCGATTTGGTCTACGTGCAATTCGACATCGCCAACACCAACTCCGAAGTGAACGATTACTCGAGCAGCAAGGCGGCCTCGATGTCCGGCGGAAACGGAAGCGGCCTCTTCAACCTGCCGCTGGTGCGGTTGAACAACTCGGTCGCGGGGCAATCGACGACCACGACGGCGCAGACCGCGACCGGATCGAACGCCTTTACCGCGACGATGATGGCAACGGTAACCAACGTCTTTCCGAGCGGTGCGTTGCAGATTACCGGTGACCAGTCGATGACCGTCAACGGACAGGCCCAGACGCTGCATATCACCGGAACGATTCGACCCGAGGACATCGACAACACCGACACCGTGCTGGCTTCGCACGTGGCCAACGTCCAGGCGACGTTCAAGGGCAACGATCAGAAGAACAAAGGGCTCCTAGCGAGGATACTGAGTTGGCTCTTCTAG
- the flgA gene encoding flagellar basal body P-ring formation chaperone FlgA, translated as MMRSFVAAVLLGLACFACVPAALRAQTLTQVVPGRRFEELAAPAIKAVHLSGDAKLVQAYQIPDQTVGAGRVRLLVQSAIVTPSYVNVPIQVDLDGRFLRQIFVGYKVVRYVQTAVATHDLLPGAVLTASDLRMARVIYSGQWTNGAVVLVGRRLIAAVRAGSPITIESTTINQIVKAGNTVTLIVDDNGVAVVADVVARSSGGLGEHVSVYNPQTNTTLTGTVVGPDRVELNLSGETL; from the coding sequence ATGATGCGATCGTTTGTCGCCGCCGTGCTTCTCGGACTCGCGTGCTTTGCATGCGTGCCGGCGGCACTGCGCGCCCAAACGCTCACGCAAGTCGTGCCGGGGCGGCGTTTCGAAGAACTTGCCGCGCCCGCGATCAAAGCCGTCCATCTGAGCGGCGACGCAAAACTCGTGCAGGCGTATCAGATTCCCGATCAAACGGTCGGGGCCGGCCGCGTGAGGCTGCTCGTCCAGAGCGCGATCGTCACGCCCTCGTACGTGAACGTGCCGATTCAGGTCGATCTCGACGGTAGGTTCCTGCGCCAGATTTTCGTCGGATACAAGGTCGTGCGTTACGTGCAGACCGCCGTAGCGACCCACGATCTGCTGCCCGGAGCGGTGCTTACGGCCTCGGATCTGCGCATGGCGCGCGTCATATACAGCGGGCAGTGGACGAACGGCGCGGTGGTGCTGGTCGGGCGCCGGTTGATCGCCGCAGTGCGTGCAGGCTCGCCGATTACGATCGAAAGCACGACGATCAACCAAATCGTCAAGGCCGGCAACACGGTGACGCTGATCGTAGACGACAACGGCGTGGCGGTCGTGGCCGACGTCGTCGCGCGGAGCAGCGGCGGTCTGGGCGAACACGTCTCGGTCTACAATCCGCAGACGAATACGACGCTGACGGGAACCGTCGTCGGCCCCGATCGCGTCGAACTGAACCTGTCGGGAGAGACACTGTGA